The following are encoded together in the Pedobacter sp. D749 genome:
- a CDS encoding M61 family metallopeptidase — protein MFNKKSILSLVLLLTCIMAAKAQVKIGFEVSFKEPQAHYAEVQMNISGLVKDYVDVKMPVWTPGSYLVREFEKSVEEFKATAAGKAVKVEKVKKNTWRIFSAKATNIRINYRVYAFEISVRTPFIDESHAFLSPTGIFMHPDGMIKSPSTVKIIPFNTWSKVSTGLTPVAGEQFTYKATDFDILYDSPIEVGNQDVFEFTAAGVRHEVAMYGGGNYDKEKLKVDMTKIVEKETAVYGENPNKYYLFIVHNFLKGGGGLEHLNSTTLGATRNAYNTAEGYKGFLSLVAHEYHHLWNVKRLRPVALGPFDYDNENYTTNLWVAEGFTSYYENKYLHRAGFTDVDEFLKDLAGGIGTVLNTPGAKYQSAASSSYDAWIIGYRPNENSKNNSISYYNKGEVIGILMDLEIINATKGAKSLDDVMKAMYLQCKTLKRGYTDAEFKAMVEKIAGISFTNFWAKYVNGVDDVEYVKYFGYAGVNVSTENATPGKPVTGAAGQLTNDGLVITSTTRNSAAWISGLNVNDVVLSLDDTSLSDALAMVRLKSPMISLDAIPLVGKKNIGDILKVKVRRDGLEKEISLTLKENPSVRLKTTVSENATPAQKAVLKKWTGI, from the coding sequence ATGTTTAATAAAAAATCAATTTTAAGTTTAGTTTTACTACTAACGTGTATTATGGCAGCGAAGGCGCAGGTAAAAATAGGCTTTGAGGTTTCTTTTAAAGAACCGCAGGCACATTATGCTGAAGTTCAGATGAATATTTCTGGCTTGGTAAAAGATTATGTAGATGTAAAAATGCCCGTTTGGACACCAGGTTCCTATTTGGTGCGCGAGTTTGAAAAAAGTGTAGAAGAATTTAAGGCTACTGCAGCAGGTAAAGCCGTTAAGGTTGAAAAGGTAAAGAAAAATACCTGGAGAATTTTCTCGGCAAAGGCTACCAATATCCGGATCAATTATCGGGTTTACGCATTTGAAATTTCAGTGCGTACACCATTTATCGACGAATCTCATGCTTTCTTATCCCCAACAGGTATTTTTATGCATCCTGATGGCATGATCAAATCGCCAAGTACGGTAAAAATTATTCCTTTCAATACCTGGAGCAAAGTTTCTACTGGTTTAACTCCGGTTGCCGGTGAGCAGTTTACTTATAAAGCCACAGATTTTGATATTCTTTACGATAGTCCTATTGAAGTGGGTAACCAGGATGTTTTCGAATTTACTGCCGCGGGCGTTCGCCACGAAGTAGCTATGTATGGTGGCGGTAATTATGATAAAGAGAAGCTAAAAGTAGATATGACTAAAATTGTTGAAAAAGAAACTGCAGTTTATGGCGAAAACCCGAATAAATATTATCTCTTCATTGTTCATAATTTCTTAAAAGGTGGAGGTGGTTTAGAGCACTTAAACTCTACCACTTTAGGCGCTACAAGAAATGCTTACAATACTGCTGAAGGATATAAAGGCTTTTTAAGTTTGGTTGCACATGAGTATCATCACTTATGGAATGTGAAACGTTTGCGCCCTGTCGCTTTAGGTCCGTTCGATTACGATAACGAAAATTACACCACCAATCTTTGGGTTGCGGAAGGTTTTACCTCTTATTATGAGAACAAATATTTGCACCGTGCCGGTTTTACCGACGTGGACGAATTTTTGAAAGATTTAGCAGGTGGTATAGGTACAGTTTTAAATACCCCGGGTGCGAAATACCAATCGGCAGCTTCTTCTAGTTATGATGCATGGATTATTGGCTACCGCCCGAACGAGAACTCCAAAAACAATTCAATCTCTTATTACAATAAAGGTGAAGTGATTGGCATTTTAATGGATCTCGAAATTATCAACGCTACCAAAGGTGCTAAAAGCTTAGATGATGTAATGAAAGCCATGTACCTGCAATGCAAAACTCTAAAACGCGGTTACACCGATGCAGAGTTTAAAGCAATGGTAGAGAAAATAGCTGGAATCAGTTTTACCAATTTCTGGGCAAAATATGTGAATGGAGTAGATGATGTTGAATATGTAAAATACTTCGGTTATGCGGGTGTAAATGTATCGACTGAGAATGCTACTCCAGGCAAACCAGTTACAGGTGCTGCTGGCCAGTTGACCAACGATGGTTTGGTGATTACTTCTACCACAAGAAATTCTGCGGCCTGGATCAGCGGGTTAAACGTAAATGATGTGGTACTCAGTTTAGATGATACCTCACTAAGTGATGCACTAGCAATGGTAAGGTTAAAAAGCCCGATGATTTCTTTAGATGCAATCCCATTGGTAGGTAAAAAGAATATTGGCGATATATTGAAAGTTAAGGTTAGACGCGACGGTCTTGAAAAAGAAATCTCTTTAACCTTGAAAGAAAATCCTAGTGTGCGTTTAAAAACCACAGTAAGCGAAAATGCGACTCCAGCACAAAAAGCAGTGTTAAAAAAATGGACGGGTATTTAG
- a CDS encoding efflux RND transporter periplasmic adaptor subunit, with protein MKKRYIIYAVLAIGLAYLVYYRINANKKLEGKGGASAGAGKGKDGGKGGSSAPLVVDGIIVKPVSFDNDLEITGAIDANESVVLKSEVSGLVTGIYFQEGTTVSKGSVLVKVNDRDIQAQLQDALTKQKLSGTNENRAKQLLAKGAISQEEYDTSLADLKSLQAQAQLIRAQLAKTTIRAPFTGRVGLRSISAGTYLTPATVIANLVSTNPVKVTFSVPEKYAGQIKVNSEIIFTTDGSSKENKGKVYAIEPGINATTRTLQIRALAPNADNALLPGSFAKIKLALSTVQNAILIPNEAVVPVLKGKIVYIQKDGKAKEVKVEAGTRTDENIVITSGLKAGDTVLTTGSMALKKDAPVKVHLVKE; from the coding sequence ATGAAGAAAAGATATATTATCTATGCTGTTTTAGCTATAGGCCTGGCCTATCTGGTCTATTACAGAATTAACGCAAATAAAAAACTTGAAGGAAAAGGTGGTGCATCTGCAGGAGCAGGAAAAGGTAAAGACGGTGGTAAAGGAGGTTCTTCTGCGCCTTTGGTGGTTGACGGAATTATAGTTAAGCCGGTATCATTTGACAACGACCTGGAGATAACCGGTGCCATTGATGCAAACGAATCGGTTGTATTGAAAAGTGAAGTATCAGGATTGGTTACCGGAATTTATTTCCAGGAAGGTACAACGGTAAGCAAAGGAAGTGTGCTGGTAAAAGTAAACGACAGAGATATACAGGCGCAATTGCAGGATGCGCTGACCAAACAAAAGCTCTCGGGCACAAACGAGAACCGGGCAAAACAATTGTTGGCCAAAGGAGCAATCAGTCAGGAAGAATACGACACCTCACTTGCAGATTTAAAATCGTTGCAGGCACAAGCGCAATTAATCAGGGCACAATTGGCAAAGACCACTATCAGAGCACCTTTTACCGGCAGAGTGGGTTTACGCAGCATCTCTGCCGGCACTTATTTAACACCTGCAACGGTAATTGCCAACCTGGTGAGTACCAATCCGGTTAAAGTTACCTTTTCTGTTCCGGAGAAATATGCAGGGCAAATTAAAGTGAATTCTGAAATCATATTTACTACCGATGGTTCTTCCAAAGAAAATAAAGGAAAAGTTTATGCGATAGAGCCAGGGATTAATGCCACTACGAGAACATTACAAATCAGGGCATTGGCACCAAATGCAGACAATGCTTTGTTACCCGGTTCTTTTGCGAAAATTAAACTGGCTTTAAGTACGGTACAGAATGCCATATTAATTCCTAATGAAGCTGTTGTCCCGGTTTTAAAAGGCAAGATTGTTTATATCCAAAAGGATGGTAAAGCAAAGGAAGTTAAGGTAGAAGCAGGTACCCGTACCGATGAAAACATTGTGATTACATCAGGATTAAAAGCTGGCGACACGGTGTTAACCACCGGATCGATGGCCTTGAAGAAAGATGCTCCTGTAAAAGTTCATTTGGTTAAAGAATAA
- a CDS encoding efflux RND transporter permease subunit, with the protein MSISTTSIKRPVLAIVMNLLIVLFGIIGYTFLGVREYPSIDPTVVSVRTSYPGANSDIIESQITEPLEKSINSIDGIRNISSSSNQGTSNITIEFNLDKNIEEAANDVRDKVSQAARTLPKDIDGLPVVSKADANSDPILSMTIQSDKRNTLELSDFAENVIADRIQTIPGVSSVQIQGQRKYAMRIWMDPNKLSAYGLTSQDIVTALDNENVELPSGKITGATTELTVKTLGKLTNESEFNNLILKTDSNQVIKLKDVGYAVLGPENEETILRESGRPMVAIAIIPQPGANYLDISKEFYKRFDKLKADIPQDIKLKVALDNTLFIKRSVTEVAETIGLSLVLVILIIYLFFRDWAIAFRPLIDIPVSLVFTFFIMYAFGFSINVLSLLAIVLATGLVVDDGIVVTENIFKKVEEGMSPFEAAIKGSNEIFFAVISISITLAAVFLPVIFLQGFVGRLFREFGVVIGAAVLVSAFVSLTLTPMLNAYLMKKGGHKPSRFYNWTEPYFVKLNDAYESNLNKFLDKRWLSIPIILVCMGLIFLFWKILPKETAPYDDRSAININVTTPEGASFTYTDKFIMKLNQLVIDSVPEKNVNITITSPGFGGSGSVNSGFVRMGLIDPEERERSQKDIADMLTRVTKKYTEGKTIVNQQPTISVGRRGGLPISYIIQAQNFEKLREKIPLFMDAVAKDPTFTVSDVNLKFNKPEINLTIDRDKAKNLGVSISAIAQTLNLGLSGQRFSYFFMNGKQYQVIGQFDRGDRKDPLDLSSVYVRNDKGELVQLDNVVTAKEESSPPQLYRNNRFIAATVSAGLAPGKSIGEGIDAMDAISKKVLDETFSTDLSGESRDFKESSSNTFFAFGLALLLVYLILSAQFESFKDPIIIILTVPMAVAGAFLSLWLCGQSWNIFSQIGTIMLIGLVTKNGILIVEFANQLKEKGTPIPEAIREAAVSRLRPILMTSLAIAIGALPIALALGAAAKSRMSMGTVIVGGTLFSLVLTLFVIPAIYSYWAKPYKPNKELKEAHRFEQEALHTEE; encoded by the coding sequence ATGAGCATCTCAACCACGAGTATAAAAAGGCCGGTTCTGGCCATTGTGATGAACTTATTGATTGTCCTTTTCGGGATAATCGGGTATACCTTTCTAGGTGTACGGGAATATCCATCTATCGATCCAACGGTGGTTTCGGTAAGAACCTCTTATCCTGGAGCCAACTCCGATATTATCGAATCGCAAATTACCGAACCTTTAGAAAAATCGATCAATTCTATCGATGGGATCAGAAATATCTCTTCATCAAGTAACCAGGGAACAAGTAATATCACCATAGAGTTTAACCTCGATAAAAATATTGAGGAGGCCGCTAATGATGTTCGTGATAAAGTATCGCAAGCTGCAAGAACTTTACCTAAAGATATTGACGGGTTACCTGTTGTAAGTAAGGCAGATGCCAACTCTGATCCGATTTTATCGATGACGATCCAGAGCGATAAACGCAATACACTGGAGTTAAGCGATTTTGCTGAAAACGTAATTGCCGACCGTATCCAAACCATCCCGGGGGTAAGTAGTGTACAAATCCAGGGGCAAAGGAAATATGCCATGCGGATCTGGATGGATCCAAATAAACTAAGTGCTTACGGCTTAACCTCTCAAGATATTGTTACCGCCTTAGACAATGAAAATGTAGAGCTTCCATCAGGAAAAATTACCGGAGCTACTACCGAGCTAACGGTTAAAACTTTAGGAAAACTGACCAACGAAAGCGAGTTTAACAACTTGATCCTGAAAACAGATAGCAACCAGGTAATCAAATTAAAAGATGTGGGTTATGCCGTTTTAGGGCCAGAAAACGAAGAAACCATTTTGCGTGAGTCGGGCAGACCGATGGTGGCCATTGCCATTATCCCACAACCTGGAGCTAACTATCTTGATATCAGTAAAGAGTTTTACAAACGTTTTGATAAATTAAAAGCTGACATTCCACAGGACATTAAGCTAAAAGTAGCTTTAGATAATACTTTGTTTATTAAACGTTCGGTAACAGAGGTAGCCGAAACCATTGGTTTATCACTGGTACTGGTAATCCTGATCATTTACTTGTTTTTTAGGGACTGGGCCATTGCTTTCAGGCCGTTGATCGATATTCCAGTCTCCTTAGTTTTCACTTTCTTCATCATGTATGCCTTTGGCTTCTCCATAAACGTATTAAGTTTACTGGCCATTGTACTGGCTACAGGCCTAGTGGTAGATGATGGTATCGTGGTAACTGAAAATATCTTTAAAAAGGTTGAAGAAGGTATGTCGCCTTTCGAGGCCGCGATAAAAGGATCAAATGAAATCTTTTTTGCCGTAATTTCGATTTCTATTACACTTGCTGCAGTATTCTTACCCGTAATTTTCTTACAGGGTTTTGTTGGCCGTTTATTCAGGGAATTTGGTGTGGTAATTGGCGCTGCCGTATTGGTATCGGCCTTTGTATCCCTCACCTTAACCCCGATGTTGAATGCCTACCTGATGAAAAAAGGCGGACATAAACCATCAAGGTTTTACAATTGGACAGAGCCTTATTTTGTAAAGCTGAACGATGCCTACGAATCGAATTTGAATAAGTTTTTAGATAAAAGATGGCTTTCCATCCCGATTATTCTGGTATGTATGGGCTTAATTTTCTTATTCTGGAAGATCCTACCTAAGGAAACTGCTCCTTATGATGATAGAAGTGCAATCAATATCAACGTAACCACACCAGAAGGTGCATCTTTTACCTATACGGATAAGTTTATCATGAAGCTGAACCAATTGGTGATTGATTCTGTTCCGGAGAAAAATGTGAATATTACCATCACCTCACCGGGTTTTGGTGGCTCGGGTTCTGTAAATTCTGGTTTTGTAAGGATGGGTTTAATCGATCCGGAAGAACGTGAACGTTCGCAAAAAGATATTGCGGATATGCTTACCAGGGTGACTAAAAAATATACCGAAGGTAAAACCATCGTTAACCAGCAGCCTACCATTTCCGTTGGGCGCCGTGGGGGATTACCAATCAGTTATATTATCCAGGCACAGAATTTTGAAAAGCTACGTGAAAAAATCCCGTTGTTCATGGATGCAGTGGCCAAAGACCCTACATTTACGGTTTCGGATGTGAACCTGAAATTTAACAAACCCGAAATTAATCTAACCATAGACCGGGATAAAGCCAAGAATTTAGGGGTTTCTATTTCTGCCATCGCCCAAACCTTAAATCTGGGTTTAAGTGGGCAAAGGTTTTCGTACTTTTTTATGAACGGCAAACAGTATCAGGTAATTGGTCAGTTTGATCGGGGCGACAGAAAAGATCCATTGGATTTGAGCTCGGTTTACGTACGTAACGATAAAGGCGAACTGGTTCAGCTCGACAACGTCGTTACTGCTAAAGAAGAAAGTAGTCCGCCACAACTGTACAGAAACAACCGTTTTATCGCAGCAACTGTTTCGGCAGGTTTAGCACCAGGAAAAAGTATTGGCGAAGGTATAGATGCGATGGATGCCATATCTAAAAAAGTATTGGACGAAACTTTCTCTACTGATTTAAGTGGAGAATCGCGCGATTTTAAAGAAAGTTCATCAAATACTTTCTTTGCCTTCGGTTTAGCCCTCCTATTGGTTTATTTAATCCTTTCGGCACAGTTTGAGAGTTTTAAAGACCCGATTATCATTATTTTAACGGTACCAATGGCCGTTGCCGGTGCATTTTTATCACTGTGGCTCTGCGGACAGAGCTGGAATATTTTTAGCCAGATCGGAACCATTATGCTAATTGGCCTGGTAACCAAAAATGGTATTTTAATTGTCGAATTTGCCAACCAATTAAAAGAAAAAGGCACTCCGATACCAGAAGCCATCCGTGAAGCTGCTGTTTCGCGTTTACGTCCAATTTTAATGACCAGTTTGGCCATTGCAATTGGTGCTTTGCCTATTGCCTTAGCTTTAGGTGCCGCTGCAAAAAGCAGGATGAGTATGGGAACCGTAATTGTAGGTGGAACATTGTTTTCACTGGTATTAACCTTATTTGTAATCCCGGCTATTTACTCTTATTGGGCAAAGCCATACAAACCAAACAAAGAATTAAAAGAAGCCCATCGTTTTGAACAAGAAGCTTTACACACAGAAGAATAA
- a CDS encoding TolC family protein, translating into MSKKLKILILLLSLSLSGFAQEQLSLQEAITIALQNNYDIKISKNQIDIAKNNANIGNAGMLPNLTGSYTNGGSIQNTRQTPATGPDRVITGAKSTNNSYGADLNWTIFDGFSMFANYDRLKELQKQGELNSRLTILTTVADVINAYYDVVRQQQLVIAADSAMDVSVLRTSIAKTKLQLGRGSKLDVLTAQVDYNTDTSNYLQTKNALQVAKIRLNQLMVRDIGTTFSVEPNIDVDKGILYSKMAEMAGQQNPNVQNAFINQRIASLNLKSIRGARYPSVSLNSGYSRANSTSPTGFNQKFAANGFTYGVTASINLFNGFLQRQNERNAKIDIENSSLTLSKTKLDVNSQLLTAYQNYSTYLDLIKLEQRNVDIAKENLDITLAKYRLGSIAPLELREAQRNAIDAQNRFIEMQYQAKIAETNLKAISGNIDLSK; encoded by the coding sequence ATGAGCAAGAAATTAAAAATATTGATCCTGTTGTTAAGCCTATCGCTTTCGGGCTTCGCACAAGAGCAACTGAGCTTACAAGAGGCCATCACCATTGCCTTACAGAATAATTACGACATCAAAATCAGCAAAAACCAGATCGATATTGCAAAGAACAACGCCAATATTGGTAATGCGGGGATGTTGCCCAATTTAACCGGAAGTTATACTAATGGTGGAAGTATCCAAAACACCCGTCAAACGCCTGCTACAGGCCCTGACCGGGTAATTACAGGTGCAAAAAGTACCAATAACAGCTATGGTGCTGATTTAAACTGGACCATTTTTGATGGTTTTAGCATGTTTGCCAATTATGACCGTTTGAAAGAATTGCAGAAGCAGGGCGAATTAAACTCCCGCTTAACCATTTTAACCACCGTTGCCGATGTAATTAATGCATATTATGATGTGGTGAGGCAACAACAACTGGTTATTGCTGCTGATAGTGCTATGGATGTTTCGGTATTGCGCACCAGTATCGCCAAAACCAAATTACAGCTTGGTCGTGGTTCTAAACTGGATGTATTAACTGCACAGGTTGATTACAATACGGATACTTCAAATTACCTGCAAACCAAAAATGCTTTACAGGTAGCTAAAATTCGTTTAAACCAATTAATGGTTCGTGATATTGGAACAACATTCTCTGTAGAGCCTAATATAGATGTAGATAAAGGCATCTTATATAGTAAAATGGCCGAAATGGCCGGGCAGCAAAACCCAAATGTGCAAAATGCATTTATTAATCAACGTATTGCTTCCTTAAATTTAAAATCTATACGTGGGGCTCGTTACCCGTCAGTTAGCCTAAACTCTGGTTACAGCAGGGCAAACAGTACAAGCCCAACAGGTTTTAACCAGAAATTTGCTGCTAATGGATTTACTTATGGCGTAACGGCAAGTATCAACTTATTTAATGGTTTTTTACAAAGGCAAAATGAGCGAAATGCCAAGATAGATATTGAAAACTCGAGTTTAACCTTAAGCAAAACCAAACTCGATGTAAACTCGCAATTGCTCACAGCTTATCAAAACTACAGCACTTACCTTGATCTGATTAAATTAGAACAGCGCAATGTGGATATTGCAAAAGAAAACTTAGATATCACTTTAGCAAAATACCGTTTAGGTAGCATAGCCCCTTTAGAACTAAGAGAAGCGCAGCGTAATGCCATCGATGCGCAAAACCGTTTCATTGAAATGCAGTATCAGGCCAAAATAGCCGAAACGAACTTAAAAGCAATTAGTGGAAATATAGATTTATCTAAATAG
- a CDS encoding N-acetylglucosamine kinase, which yields MILVADSGSSKTDWMGYHNGETIKFSTPGINPYFLSEQEITKLISKNESLLQYADEVKEIYFFGAGCSSPDKHEVVSNGLSAVFGNAFISVDHDLLGSVYATCGNAEGLNCILGTGSNICYFDGKKIHDGHHGLGYVLGDEGSGTFFGKKVLLSYLYDKMPLTLAAEFKKSFPAEKEQIITNVYQKPFPNIYLAGFSRFMADHKDHPFIQDILRSGFQEFVDTNVKDYPKHKNVPCHFVGSIAYYYQDALISVLVENGIEPGKILQKPIDELFNFILHKEGIIQQAS from the coding sequence ATGATACTTGTTGCAGATAGTGGCTCATCAAAAACCGATTGGATGGGCTATCACAATGGCGAAACCATTAAATTTAGCACTCCTGGAATAAACCCTTATTTCTTAAGTGAGCAAGAAATAACCAAGCTGATTTCTAAAAATGAATCTTTATTACAATATGCCGATGAGGTAAAAGAAATCTACTTTTTTGGAGCCGGTTGTTCTTCTCCCGACAAACATGAAGTAGTCTCAAATGGTCTGTCAGCCGTTTTTGGTAATGCTTTTATTTCGGTAGACCACGATCTTCTGGGTTCGGTATATGCTACCTGCGGAAATGCCGAAGGTTTAAACTGTATTTTAGGTACGGGATCGAATATCTGTTATTTCGATGGAAAAAAAATCCATGATGGACACCATGGCCTGGGCTATGTTCTTGGCGATGAAGGTTCTGGTACTTTTTTTGGAAAAAAAGTGCTTTTAAGTTATTTGTACGATAAAATGCCATTAACGTTAGCTGCAGAATTTAAAAAGTCTTTCCCTGCAGAAAAAGAGCAAATTATTACGAATGTATATCAAAAACCTTTCCCTAATATCTATCTGGCAGGCTTTAGCCGCTTCATGGCTGATCATAAGGACCATCCATTTATTCAGGACATTTTAAGAAGCGGATTTCAGGAGTTTGTAGATACGAATGTTAAAGACTATCCCAAACACAAAAATGTACCTTGCCACTTTGTAGGCTCTATTGCCTATTATTATCAGGATGCGCTTATTTCGGTATTGGTAGAAAATGGTATCGAGCCAGGTAAAATTTTACAAAAACCGATAGATGAACTGTTTAATTTCATTTTACATAAAGAGGGCATCATACAGCAGGCCAGCTAA
- a CDS encoding PleD family two-component system response regulator — protein MKRILVVDDDIEVLETIQLILEIGGFKVSALNDGEEIFNRIEKFNPDLILLDISLGHIDGRVLCEQLKSIESTSKIPILLISGLYDQKDFTTLNYGQDDFLSKPFQMDVLLKKISKILSLEEDKPSFHLN, from the coding sequence ATGAAGAGAATACTGGTAGTAGATGACGATATTGAGGTTTTAGAAACCATACAATTAATACTGGAAATCGGAGGGTTTAAAGTATCAGCACTGAATGATGGTGAAGAGATTTTTAACAGAATTGAAAAATTCAATCCAGATTTAATCTTACTTGATATTTCCCTCGGGCATATTGATGGGCGTGTATTATGCGAACAATTAAAATCCATTGAAAGCACTTCTAAAATTCCAATTTTACTTATTTCTGGCTTATACGATCAAAAAGATTTTACAACCTTAAACTACGGTCAGGACGATTTCTTATCAAAACCATTCCAAATGGATGTGTTGCTTAAAAAGATTAGTAAAATCCTATCATTGGAAGAAGATAAACCAAGTTTTCATTTAAATTAA
- a CDS encoding DUF4241 domain-containing protein, with product MKPSEEWLKTWNEKRNLLACPNNLNDYFEETTVGGKKIDHLELGSVSIPTGEILVRDPLVYIQKDAEPYLIKVPTGEFPVTAAVVVPDDDDCARYAAVKVQFTAHDAIRFEEALIGTEDLVDFNEGEFFGFNVDAGLGCVLDKETLKHFCAFQDKFHNENPGKNLYDDHFAILFAANYAENPIYQREAGDWINWKIPETDYHIPFFQSGFGDGTYPVYYGFDVEDKVCSLIIQFIDIELAYGEEE from the coding sequence ATGAAACCAAGTGAAGAATGGTTAAAGACCTGGAATGAAAAGCGTAACCTGCTGGCTTGCCCAAACAACCTTAACGATTATTTCGAAGAAACAACTGTAGGAGGAAAAAAAATCGATCATCTTGAACTTGGTAGCGTATCCATTCCAACAGGAGAGATTTTGGTACGCGATCCATTGGTTTATATTCAAAAAGATGCCGAGCCTTATCTGATCAAAGTACCAACGGGCGAATTCCCCGTTACTGCCGCTGTAGTGGTGCCTGATGATGATGATTGTGCCCGTTATGCCGCGGTTAAGGTGCAGTTTACCGCTCATGATGCCATCAGGTTTGAAGAAGCATTAATCGGAACGGAAGACCTTGTTGATTTTAATGAAGGCGAATTTTTCGGGTTTAATGTGGATGCGGGTTTAGGATGTGTTTTAGATAAAGAAACACTAAAACATTTCTGTGCTTTTCAGGATAAATTTCACAACGAAAATCCAGGTAAAAATCTATACGATGATCATTTCGCGATACTTTTTGCCGCTAACTACGCCGAAAATCCTATTTATCAACGCGAAGCCGGCGACTGGATCAACTGGAAAATCCCAGAAACAGATTATCACATCCCATTTTTCCAGAGTGGCTTTGGTGATGGCACCTACCCTGTTTATTATGGTTTTGATGTTGAAGATAAGGTGTGCTCGCTAATTATCCAGTTTATTGATATTGAATTGGCTTATGGTGAGGAAGAGTAA